One window from the genome of Borreliella burgdorferi B31 encodes:
- a CDS encoding chromosome replication/partitioning protein: MNKKNINLKINKRISENNLNYILDQSNENQRKEEFERLITQLKNNIKSEIYNIIDTMKILKKINDKRLYLEGGYKSFKDFLSDFKLAKTQSYEYIKLAAAIEAGILEENFITNNGIRASIRYIKNQANGTIKKSKQNPIKPLRFQLKNQESYDFYKSNSRFVSFMMDEIFKNQKDFLNKLLKRYKESKGQ, encoded by the coding sequence ATGAATAAAAAAAACATTAATTTAAAAATTAATAAAAGAATTTCAGAAAATAATTTAAATTATATTCTTGATCAAAGCAATGAGAATCAAAGAAAAGAAGAATTTGAGCGATTAATTACACAATTAAAAAATAATATTAAATCAGAAATATACAATATTATTGATACCATGAAGATCCTTAAGAAAATAAATGACAAGAGGCTCTATTTAGAAGGAGGATATAAATCTTTTAAAGATTTTTTATCAGATTTTAAATTAGCAAAGACACAGTCTTATGAATATATAAAATTAGCCGCTGCAATTGAGGCGGGAATATTAGAAGAAAATTTTATTACCAATAATGGAATAAGGGCCTCTATAAGATATATTAAAAATCAAGCAAATGGTACAATAAAAAAATCAAAACAAAATCCAATAAAACCATTAAGATTTCAACTCAAGAACCAGGAAAGTTATGACTTTTATAAAAGCAATTCTAGGTTTGTAAGTTTTATGATGGATGAGATTTTTAAAAATCAAAAAGATTTTCTTAATAAACTTTTAAAAAGATATAAGGAATCAAAGGGACAATAA
- a CDS encoding MFS transporter, translating to MVESKHQKYYFYSLFLSELARTLPHAVLTIILINKGLSLKDIAMVQICYMVAIIIFEFPSGVISDIFDRKIVYLVSIFLLMTSYFIVFKTSSFVFICVSWFIYGMSAAISTGTIDISFTKIYQNNSKKLKAFISFVKIILSIGAILGGYIGSVLYLYIDIKIYLISLLIYLVASLITIFFIPNDKNLDYNHGKEDLSLYLIKFKRIVITLLKSKELLELFILIGSIQFFYQPFYLYWQAIFIDKTISVSIFGIIYVLFRLSDIIGAWAFRKIKHLKYDIYIILTIISLLSVLIKIVSHIYIFIAVITFLVILIAIYSNNLEYFLRKNIDSKVLGTITSINSIISRIFSFLTLAICSVLTNFISAINTFVLLILIFCTLSIIVVYKFRNNRRS from the coding sequence ATGGTAGAAAGCAAACATCAAAAATATTATTTTTATTCATTATTTTTGTCAGAACTTGCAAGGACTTTGCCACATGCTGTATTAACTATTATTTTAATAAATAAAGGGTTATCACTAAAAGATATTGCTATGGTACAAATTTGTTATATGGTAGCAATTATTATTTTTGAATTTCCATCAGGTGTAATATCAGATATTTTTGATAGAAAAATTGTTTACTTGGTGTCAATTTTTCTATTAATGACTTCTTATTTTATTGTTTTTAAAACCTCTTCATTCGTGTTTATTTGTGTTTCATGGTTTATATATGGGATGTCAGCTGCTATTAGCACTGGCACGATTGACATTAGCTTTACTAAAATATATCAAAATAACTCAAAAAAGCTAAAAGCTTTTATATCATTTGTAAAAATAATCCTAAGTATTGGTGCTATTTTAGGTGGATACATTGGAAGTGTATTATATTTGTATATTGATATAAAAATTTATCTAATTTCATTATTAATATATTTGGTAGCGTCTTTAATTACAATTTTTTTTATACCAAATGATAAAAATCTAGATTATAATCATGGTAAAGAAGATTTAAGTTTATATCTTATAAAGTTTAAAAGAATTGTAATAACATTATTGAAATCTAAAGAACTTTTAGAATTATTTATTTTGATTGGCTCTATTCAATTTTTTTATCAACCTTTTTATTTATACTGGCAAGCAATTTTTATTGACAAAACCATATCTGTTAGTATATTTGGAATTATCTATGTGCTATTTCGTTTATCAGATATTATAGGAGCATGGGCATTTAGAAAAATTAAACATTTAAAATATGATATTTATATTATTTTAACCATAATATCTTTATTGTCAGTTCTAATAAAAATAGTTTCACATATTTACATATTTATTGCTGTAATCACATTTTTAGTAATTTTAATTGCTATTTATTCTAATAATTTAGAATATTTTTTAAGAAAAAATATAGATTCAAAAGTTTTAGGGACTATAACTTCTATTAATAGCATAATATCTCGTATATTTTCATTTTTAACATTAGCTATATGTTCGGTTTTAACTAATTTTATAAGTGCTATAAATACATTTGTTTTATTAATATTGATTTTTTGTACATTATCTATTATTGTGGTGTATAAATTTAGAAATAATAGAAGAAGCTAG
- a CDS encoding CRASP family complement regulator-acquiring lipoprotein, which yields MSQKDNLDKPDLSDLETLKNSFEAILSAKEKVASGVMQLVRDYKNLKTDINKLKSYLNDLYNESEEQATKAENLEEFIVSKYKL from the coding sequence ATATCCCAAAAAGACAATCTGGACAAACCAGATCTGTCGGATTTAGAAACGCTTAAAAATTCATTTGAAGCAATATTGTCTGCAAAAGAAAAAGTCGCAAGCGGGGTAATGCAACTTGTAAGAGATTATAAAAATCTAAAAACAGATATTAATAAGCTTAAATCTTATTTAAATGACCTTTACAATGAATCTGAAGAACAAGCTACAAAAGCAGAAAATCTGGAAGAGTTTATAGTGTCAAAATATAAACTTTAA
- a CDS encoding virulence associated lipoprotein, producing the protein MKNNIILCMCVFLLLNSCTANHEAEAKIKKHVDKTKNEYINEIKNLIATTKEIIEKRKLLQAKPVDQNPVDDTNNKKVFEIDKRAFDFINSFLTDDEFNKFVTIFHKPTLKSPGKVLNSIAILELNIEQVINHLDSKNETLNKASSLDLEKIKNSLEQLFSIRNFFSTIIKRVLLDHQNNENSIKPDDSKSGTYFDTIYDQFNEKNKEVRNLKKTILSLPN; encoded by the coding sequence ATGAAAAACAACATAATTTTATGCATGTGTGTTTTTTTACTTTTAAATAGCTGCACCGCTAACCATGAAGCTGAAGCGAAAATAAAAAAACATGTTGATAAAACAAAAAACGAATATATTAATGAAATAAAAAATTTAATAGCAACAACCAAAGAAATCATCGAAAAACGAAAATTGCTACAAGCTAAACCAGTAGATCAAAACCCCGTAGATGATACAAACAATAAGAAAGTTTTCGAGATAGATAAAAGAGCTTTCGATTTTATAAATAGTTTTTTAACAGATGATGAATTTAATAAATTTGTAACAATATTTCATAAACCAACACTAAAATCACCCGGAAAAGTATTAAATAGCATAGCAATTCTAGAGCTAAACATAGAGCAGGTAATTAATCACCTAGACTCAAAAAATGAGACCTTAAATAAAGCAAGCTCTTTAGATTTGGAAAAGATCAAAAATTCCCTTGAACAGCTGTTCTCTATAAGGAATTTTTTTTCAACAATCATAAAAAGGGTCTTATTAGATCATCAAAACAATGAAAATTCTATAAAACCAGATGATTCTAAATCAGGAACCTATTTCGATACGATATACGATCAGTTTAATGAAAAAAATAAAGAGGTTAGAAATCTGAAAAAAACCATATTATCACTGCCGAATTAA
- a CDS encoding P13 family porin: protein MKKILTLILIFSLTIQIFATQDKLEKSVGSIETIMKYKSEKATILAPFLLNLFLTLGIGSFVQGDYIGGGAVLGSQLLGGILCIAGNILGHTDDETRATTGHIITTIGVGTIIASHIASLIIPFTFANKHNANLKKRLGIDIAGFEPNFDIGISGFQLSFKKRY, encoded by the coding sequence ATGAAAAAAATTTTAACATTGATATTAATTTTTAGCTTAACAATACAAATCTTTGCAACACAAGATAAGCTTGAAAAAAGTGTTGGAAGTATTGAAACCATTATGAAATATAAAAGCGAAAAAGCAACTATACTAGCACCATTCCTTTTGAATTTATTTTTAACTTTAGGAATAGGATCCTTTGTCCAAGGAGATTATATTGGTGGTGGCGCAGTGCTTGGATCTCAGTTATTAGGAGGAATACTTTGCATAGCTGGAAATATTCTTGGCCATACAGATGATGAAACAAGAGCAACAACTGGGCATATAATAACAACGATAGGAGTAGGCACGATTATAGCATCCCACATAGCCTCACTTATTATTCCATTTACATTTGCAAATAAACACAATGCAAATCTTAAAAAAAGACTCGGCATTGATATTGCGGGTTTTGAACCCAATTTTGATATTGGAATAAGCGGATTCCAACTATCGTTTAAAAAAAGATACTAA
- a CDS encoding lipoprotein P35 — protein sequence MKHYIIVHIFVFLFLNACYPVASNKIELKPKTETSLNQEEVPNQEANYKEEKEAKEEGINKKTENTLLNDLRNLIETAKKDNDKYTQKLKEESSSQYGILAFKDLFWLDGTNEQLSANTERSKAYRKRAYSILNTINDASLKNFSEIVMASGQTQGIFNTLNSLGGNFEKIVNCLYPKKDNLEKLETSVLKKLKDSLENFLEIKKIASEMMHKLLLDYQNNTNRIQTDKNELKSYADTLFNQMTKKPEEALKLKNTICSIEDL from the coding sequence ATGAAACACTATATAATTGTGCATATATTTGTTTTTCTATTTTTAAATGCTTGTTATCCAGTTGCATCTAATAAAATAGAATTAAAACCTAAAACAGAAACAAGCTTAAATCAAGAAGAAGTCCCAAATCAAGAAGCAAACTACAAAGAAGAAAAAGAAGCAAAAGAAGAAGGCATTAATAAAAAAACAGAAAACACGCTGCTTAATGATTTAAGAAATTTAATAGAAACAGCTAAAAAAGATAATGATAAATATACACAAAAGTTAAAAGAAGAATCCTCAAGCCAATACGGAATACTGGCTTTCAAAGATTTGTTCTGGCTAGATGGAACAAATGAACAATTGTCCGCAAATACCGAAAGATCTAAAGCCTATAGAAAACGAGCTTATAGCATCTTAAATACTATTAATGACGCTTCCTTAAAGAATTTTTCAGAAATTGTAATGGCATCAGGACAAACACAGGGCATATTTAATACCCTTAACTCACTTGGGGGTAATTTTGAAAAGATAGTTAATTGTTTGTATCCCAAAAAAGACAATTTGGAAAAATTAGAGACTTCAGTTTTAAAAAAGCTTAAAGATTCTTTGGAAAATTTTTTAGAGATAAAAAAAATCGCCTCAGAAATGATGCACAAGCTCTTATTAGACTATCAAAATAATACAAATCGTATACAAACAGATAAAAATGAACTTAAGTCTTATGCAGACACACTTTTCAATCAAATGACAAAAAAACCCGAAGAAGCACTAAAGCTAAAAAATACCATATGCTCAATAGAGGACCTTTAA
- a CDS encoding complement regulator-acquiring protein: protein MKNFKLNTIKLNVITAILTLICISCAPFGNVNPNKLKNPITSKNLKKTKRSNHSRNLKKTNSHTNSENSAENNQNLENESQNSKSSNQNPQEETAISKLEKIGKDLEAQKKEKDTQIEKISSDAQYDFLENFKLHNYDYFMHNTKMTLKKIIYSSLNYEKEKILTLKEILEKLDTEDNNRRIAGQFLETSRDIQLQQEDLILKKIQDTLQTLSKEKAEELLQHAERDLKIKQNFVKALNATIEAYNKNSDNIKTDVEALANHMEKKYSHPLYLLDQAD, encoded by the coding sequence TTGAAAAACTTTAAATTAAATACTATTAAGCTTAACGTTATTACAGCAATATTAACTTTAATTTGCATATCATGTGCACCTTTTGGCAATGTTAATCCAAACAAGCTAAAAAATCCTATCACCTCTAAAAACCTAAAAAAAACAAAGCGAAGCAACCATTCTAGAAATCTAAAAAAAACAAACAGTCACACCAATTCAGAAAATTCAGCAGAAAATAACCAAAATCTTGAAAATGAATCTCAAAATTCAAAATCTTCAAATCAAAATCCTCAAGAAGAAACTGCAATCTCAAAATTAGAAAAAATTGGTAAGGACCTGGAAGCTCAAAAAAAGGAAAAAGATACACAAATAGAAAAAATTAGTAGTGATGCTCAATATGATTTTCTAGAGAATTTTAAACTTCACAACTATGATTATTTTATGCATAATACAAAAATGACATTAAAAAAAATAATTTACTCATCCCTAAATTACGAAAAAGAAAAAATATTGACATTAAAAGAAATTCTTGAAAAACTTGATACAGAAGATAATAACCGAAGAATAGCTGGTCAATTTTTAGAAACATCAAGGGATATTCAACTTCAACAAGAAGATTTGATTTTAAAAAAAATACAAGATACATTACAAACTCTAAGCAAAGAAAAAGCTGAAGAATTACTACAACACGCAGAACGCGATTTAAAGATAAAACAAAACTTTGTAAAAGCTTTAAACGCAACTATTGAGGCTTACAATAAAAATTCTGATAACATTAAAACAGATGTTGAAGCGCTAGCAAACCACATGGAAAAAAAATACTCCCATCCTCTTTATCTACTAGATCAAGCTGATTAA
- a CDS encoding complement regulator-acquiring protein, with protein sequence MKNFKLNTIKLNVITAILTLICISCAPFGNVNPNKLKNPITSKNLKKPKRSNHSRNLKKTNSHTNSENSAENNQNLENESQNSKSSNQNPQEETAISKLEKIGKDLEAQKKEKDTQIEKISSDAQYDFLENFKLHNYDYFMHNTKMTLKKIIYSSLNYEKEKILTLKEILEKLDTEDNNRRIAGQFLETSRDIQLQQEDLILKKIQDTLQTLSKEKAEELLQHAERDLKIKQNFVKALNATIEAYNKNSDNIKIDNKALANHMEKKYSHPLYLLDQAD encoded by the coding sequence TTGAAAAACTTTAAATTAAATACTATTAAGCTTAACGTTATTACAGCAATATTAACTTTAATTTGCATATCATGTGCACCTTTTGGCAATGTTAATCCAAACAAGCTAAAAAATCCTATCACCTCTAAAAACCTAAAAAAACCAAAGCGAAGCAACCATTCTAGAAATCTAAAAAAAACAAACAGTCACACCAATTCAGAAAATTCAGCAGAAAATAACCAAAATCTTGAAAATGAATCTCAAAATTCAAAATCTTCAAATCAAAATCCTCAAGAAGAAACTGCAATCTCAAAATTAGAAAAAATTGGTAAGGACCTGGAAGCTCAAAAAAAGGAAAAAGATACACAAATAGAAAAAATTAGTAGTGATGCTCAATATGATTTTCTAGAGAATTTTAAACTTCACAACTATGATTATTTTATGCATAATACAAAAATGACATTAAAAAAAATAATTTACTCATCCCTAAATTACGAAAAAGAAAAAATATTGACATTAAAAGAAATTCTTGAAAAACTTGATACAGAAGATAATAACCGAAGAATAGCTGGTCAATTTTTAGAAACATCAAGGGATATTCAACTTCAACAAGAAGATTTGATTTTAAAAAAAATACAAGATACATTACAAACTCTAAGCAAAGAAAAAGCTGAAGAATTACTACAACACGCAGAACGCGATTTAAAGATAAAACAAAACTTTGTAAAAGCTTTAAACGCAACTATTGAGGCTTACAATAAAAATTCTGATAACATTAAAATAGATAATAAAGCGCTAGCAAACCACATGGAAAAAAAATACTCCCATCCTCTTTATCTACTAGATCAAGCTGATTAA